In Aequorivita sp. H23M31, a single window of DNA contains:
- a CDS encoding tetratricopeptide repeat protein: MSCFSPSGGVAEGRGGPFHLGLTKIILLALVIFIFPPCTNAQSSYKQAEKYFKEKKFVQAKPIFENFLKQNPHDKKTQEYLGDIAAYAADWDTAISYYKDLVNEEESNADFHFKYGAAMGMKAMSISKIRALGYIGPIKHQLQTAAKLDPQHIDSRWALIEFYIALPGILGGSEKKALEYAKELSQISPVDGYLAKGYVAEECDRPQDAERYYKKAIEVGGSPHTYEKLAALYEKNHQPGKAIETAAKSFKLHKRNQLNYEIGRICAEYNLEPQYGIDCLKEYVANYTLEDGVTKEWAYYHIAQIYKNLDDKKNALIWIDKALSAKRDFPQGKKEKSIILSL; the protein is encoded by the coding sequence ATGAGTTGTTTCTCCCCGTCGGGTGGAGTTGCCGAAGGCAGAGGGGGACCTTTTCATTTGGGCCTAACTAAAATTATTCTCCTTGCCCTAGTTATCTTTATTTTTCCTCCCTGTACAAATGCACAATCTTCCTATAAGCAGGCAGAAAAGTATTTTAAAGAGAAGAAATTTGTTCAGGCAAAACCTATTTTTGAAAATTTCTTAAAACAAAATCCGCACGATAAAAAAACACAGGAATATTTAGGAGATATTGCCGCTTACGCTGCGGATTGGGATACGGCAATTTCGTATTATAAAGACTTGGTCAATGAAGAAGAATCCAATGCTGACTTTCACTTTAAATACGGAGCAGCAATGGGAATGAAAGCAATGTCCATTAGTAAAATCCGTGCGCTGGGTTATATCGGGCCCATAAAACATCAACTACAAACGGCCGCAAAATTAGATCCTCAGCATATAGATTCACGATGGGCATTGATAGAATTCTACATAGCCCTACCAGGAATCCTGGGTGGAAGTGAGAAGAAGGCTTTAGAATATGCAAAGGAACTTAGTCAAATTTCGCCAGTCGATGGATACTTGGCCAAAGGTTATGTTGCTGAAGAATGCGATAGACCTCAGGATGCCGAGCGTTATTATAAAAAGGCAATTGAAGTTGGTGGATCTCCACATACCTATGAAAAACTTGCTGCTTTATATGAAAAGAATCATCAACCTGGAAAAGCAATAGAAACTGCTGCTAAATCCTTTAAGCTCCATAAAAGAAATCAGCTAAATTATGAGATAGGAAGAATTTGTGCGGAATATAATCTTGAGCCCCAGTACGGAATTGATTGCTTAAAGGAATATGTGGCAAACTACACCCTAGAAGATGGTGTGACTAAGGAATGGGCATATTATCACATTGCACAGATTTATAAAAATCTTGATGATAAGAAAAATGCTCTTATTTGGATTGACAAAGCTTTATCTGCCAAAAGGGATTTTCCGCAAGGCAAAAAGGAAAAATCAATCATTCTATCACTTTAA
- a CDS encoding DUF4136 domain-containing protein, which yields MKFLSTISMVLLLVSCGASVAVDYDKNVDFSKYTSYNFYPSIDSGLTELDDSRIMQIADSLFQGRGFEKSNSPQLYINFYARENISNSRSTLGIGIGGSGSNVGVGVSGGIPIGGRIINQQLTMDFIDVSKDDLVWQAVADGELKERATPEQKEAYYLAIIEKILKKYPPGKK from the coding sequence ATGAAGTTCCTTTCAACAATAAGTATGGTACTATTATTAGTGTCCTGTGGCGCCTCCGTAGCCGTAGATTATGACAAAAATGTAGATTTTTCAAAATATACCTCCTATAATTTTTATCCTTCCATAGACTCGGGTTTAACAGAATTGGATGATTCCAGAATAATGCAAATTGCCGATAGTCTATTTCAAGGACGCGGCTTTGAAAAGAGCAATTCTCCGCAACTCTATATAAATTTTTATGCACGCGAAAATATTTCCAATTCCCGAAGTACACTAGGTATTGGGATCGGTGGCTCGGGCAGTAATGTTGGAGTTGGAGTTAGCGGTGGAATTCCAATAGGTGGAAGAATTATCAATCAACAATTGACAATGGATTTTATCGATGTGTCAAAAGATGATCTAGTTTGGCAAGCTGTTGCCGATGGCGAACTCAAAGAAAGAGCAACTCCAGAACAAAAAGAAGCTTATTACCTCGCAATTATAGAGAAGATCTTAAAGAAATATCCACCGGGGAAGAAGTGA
- the obgE gene encoding GTPase ObgE has product MTEGNFVDYVKIHVTSGKGGQGSRHMRREKYIPKGGPDGGDGGRGGHVIIRADKNLWTLYHLKFKKHFRAEHGESGGKQTSTGADGADVYVDVPLGTVVRDKETNDILFELTEDGEQKVIVKGGRGGMGNAHFKTATNQTPRYAQPGEEGVELDIILELKILADVGLVGFPNAGKSTLLSVITAAKPKIDNYEFTTLKPNLGIVEYRNHQTFVVADIPGIIEGAAEGKGIGHRFLRHIERNSTLLFLIPADAQDIKEQYEILVDELRRYNPELLDKERLVAISKSDMLDEELKAEMKVLLDKDFKGIPYLFISSVAHQGLTELKDKLWEMLH; this is encoded by the coding sequence GTGACCGAAGGTAATTTTGTAGATTATGTCAAGATCCATGTCACTTCCGGTAAGGGAGGTCAAGGAAGTCGTCATATGCGGAGGGAAAAATATATTCCCAAGGGAGGTCCCGACGGTGGAGATGGAGGGAGAGGAGGTCATGTAATTATTAGAGCCGATAAAAATCTTTGGACCCTTTACCATCTTAAATTCAAAAAACATTTTAGGGCAGAGCACGGAGAATCAGGCGGAAAACAAACCAGTACTGGGGCCGATGGTGCAGACGTTTATGTCGACGTGCCATTAGGTACCGTGGTTCGGGATAAGGAAACCAATGATATTCTTTTTGAACTTACCGAAGATGGCGAACAAAAAGTTATTGTAAAAGGAGGACGCGGTGGTATGGGCAATGCCCATTTCAAAACTGCGACCAATCAGACCCCACGTTATGCCCAGCCAGGAGAGGAAGGTGTGGAACTGGATATAATTCTGGAGCTAAAAATATTGGCAGATGTTGGATTGGTTGGATTTCCAAATGCAGGGAAGTCCACTTTACTTTCCGTTATTACTGCCGCCAAGCCCAAGATTGACAATTACGAATTTACAACACTAAAACCCAACTTGGGTATTGTGGAATATCGCAATCATCAAACCTTTGTTGTGGCCGATATTCCTGGAATTATTGAAGGCGCCGCTGAAGGGAAGGGGATAGGCCATCGGTTTTTACGTCATATTGAAAGAAATTCTACTTTATTATTTCTTATTCCAGCTGATGCACAGGATATTAAAGAACAATATGAAATTCTCGTTGACGAACTTCGACGTTATAATCCTGAATTGCTTGACAAAGAGCGTTTGGTGGCCATTAGCAAAAGCGATATGCTAGATGAAGAGCTAAAGGCGGAAATGAAAGTTCTGCTTGACAAAGACTTTAAAGGTATCCCCTATTTATTTATTTCATCGGTGGCCCATCAAGGTCTCACAGAGCTCAAGGACAAACTCTGGGAGATGCTCCATTAA
- a CDS encoding MgtC/SapB family protein: MDYQDLITLGISFGLGLLVGLQRENTKHETAGVRTFTLIAILGTVAGFLTRDFDNPYILPVFGIAITALMITANLVISKRDENPTAGQTTEVAVLLIFALGAYLVLGNQIIAVIIGGTLAILLYIKERLHEIIHKLKDKELGAIMTFVGISLVILPILPDKTYGPLDVLNPRNIWLMVTLIVGISVLGYFVYKWVGKKAGMISNGILGGIISSTATTVSYARNAAKESTLSKVSAFVIIASVTVSLIRVIIEIGIVVPEKLGSLMLPFALLFLFMTVLSIIIFYTVSKDKALEDMPEPKNPAQFKSAFIFGLLYGLILLAVAFTEKEFGNEGLYIISIIGGLAKKDAITLSLAQSIKGGLATDLGWRLIMTGVLANFAFKIVLVGVLGNKKLLKWVGGALVISIIFGLLLIWLWPETWSF; encoded by the coding sequence ATGGACTATCAGGACCTTATTACTCTTGGAATTTCCTTTGGACTAGGTCTTCTGGTCGGACTTCAGCGTGAAAACACCAAACACGAAACCGCTGGTGTAAGAACATTTACCCTAATTGCTATTCTGGGAACAGTTGCAGGATTTCTTACCCGCGATTTCGACAATCCCTACATTCTTCCGGTTTTTGGAATCGCAATCACCGCCTTGATGATTACAGCAAACCTTGTTATCTCCAAAAGAGACGAAAATCCTACCGCGGGACAAACGACCGAGGTAGCGGTTCTATTAATTTTCGCTCTTGGCGCTTATCTGGTATTGGGAAATCAAATAATAGCCGTAATAATTGGCGGAACGCTTGCTATTCTTCTTTATATCAAGGAAAGACTTCATGAAATTATCCATAAGTTAAAGGATAAGGAATTAGGGGCCATTATGACATTCGTGGGAATTTCCTTGGTAATCCTACCAATCCTTCCGGATAAAACGTATGGTCCATTGGATGTTTTAAATCCGCGTAATATCTGGTTGATGGTTACATTGATCGTGGGCATCAGTGTTTTGGGATATTTTGTTTACAAATGGGTTGGCAAAAAAGCAGGAATGATATCCAACGGAATTTTGGGCGGGATTATTAGCAGCACAGCAACTACGGTTAGCTATGCCAGGAATGCCGCCAAAGAATCTACCTTAAGCAAAGTTTCCGCATTTGTAATTATTGCCTCGGTCACCGTTTCCCTTATCCGAGTAATAATCGAAATAGGGATCGTAGTACCGGAAAAACTTGGATCGTTGATGCTTCCGTTTGCACTATTGTTTTTATTTATGACCGTACTTTCCATTATTATATTTTATACCGTTTCAAAAGACAAAGCGCTTGAGGATATGCCCGAACCCAAGAACCCGGCACAATTCAAAAGTGCTTTCATCTTCGGTTTGTTATATGGCTTGATTTTATTGGCAGTTGCATTTACGGAAAAGGAATTTGGAAATGAAGGCCTTTATATAATTTCAATAATTGGAGGTCTGGCAAAAAAAGATGCCATCACACTTTCATTGGCCCAATCAATTAAAGGTGGATTGGCTACAGATTTGGGATGGAGATTGATTATGACGGGGGTTCTGGCCAATTTTGCTTTTAAGATCGTGCTGGTGGGCGTGCTGGGAAACAAAAAACTCCTAAAATGGGTAGGAGGAGCTTTGGTTATTTCTATAATATTTGGTCTATTACTAATCTGGCTATGGCCCGAAACCTGGAGTTTTTAA
- a CDS encoding App1 family protein: MNPFRKDPSQIIPFRSYGTSNHLYAKGRALEDENIDLSKKGFLTMLWIAYKRFGTVLIKHTDLLLTLPNGQKIEIKTDNQGYYLIDQTIKSLWELVDADGVLSYEISFNDTRHKKRTFGDNKFKGEIMIPSETAKFGVISDIDDTIIHTGLTSRFKWQVIKNTIFKRAEKRIPLEGAADFYNTLHNGKSGNECNPIFYVSHGPWNLYRYLELFLKANKFPKGAILLRDFVNPLTKRFHKTSESEKPEKQKEILNILKTYPKLCFILIGDSGEHDPDIYIEIAEAHPERILAIYMRSVSHRKKMIRVRGLFKEYETVPVLLVEDSKAAVEHAKEMGFI, translated from the coding sequence ATGAATCCATTTAGAAAAGATCCCTCCCAAATTATTCCTTTTAGAAGTTATGGCACTTCAAATCATCTATATGCCAAAGGAAGGGCATTGGAAGATGAAAATATAGACCTCTCAAAAAAAGGTTTTTTAACAATGCTGTGGATCGCCTATAAACGTTTTGGCACCGTTCTAATAAAACATACCGATCTGTTGTTGACCCTTCCGAATGGACAGAAAATAGAGATCAAAACTGATAACCAAGGATATTATCTGATTGACCAGACGATAAAGAGTTTATGGGAATTAGTTGATGCGGACGGCGTTCTATCTTATGAAATATCTTTTAATGACACTCGTCATAAAAAAAGAACATTCGGAGATAACAAGTTTAAGGGTGAGATTATGATTCCATCGGAAACGGCAAAATTCGGAGTAATCAGCGACATTGATGATACCATAATCCATACCGGACTCACTTCGCGATTTAAATGGCAAGTGATAAAAAATACCATTTTTAAAAGAGCCGAAAAACGGATACCGTTGGAAGGAGCAGCCGATTTTTACAATACACTCCATAACGGTAAATCGGGAAATGAATGCAATCCTATCTTTTATGTAAGCCACGGCCCTTGGAATCTCTATCGATATCTGGAATTATTTTTAAAAGCCAACAAATTTCCAAAGGGTGCTATCCTACTTCGGGATTTTGTAAATCCGTTGACGAAAAGATTTCATAAAACATCAGAAAGTGAGAAGCCCGAAAAACAAAAGGAGATTTTGAACATTTTGAAAACCTATCCAAAGCTCTGCTTTATTTTAATTGGCGATAGCGGAGAGCACGATCCGGATATTTACATCGAAATTGCTGAAGCTCATCCCGAACGTATTCTGGCTATTTATATGCGAAGTGTGAGCCACCGAAAAAAAATGATCCGGGTAAGAGGTCTTTTTAAAGAATATGAAACTGTCCCGGTTTTGTTGGTGGAAGACAGTAAGGCTGCTGTTGAACACGCAAAAGAAATGGGGTTTATTTAA
- a CDS encoding DUF2442 domain-containing protein, which translates to MESSILNDSRKVFEPLKNKDYFKKFSLDNWTIVWPNDFGFAPEFLYELTVRQNKSLEKRKYELVFRINF; encoded by the coding sequence TTGGAAAGTTCCATTTTAAATGATTCAAGAAAAGTTTTTGAGCCACTTAAAAACAAGGATTATTTCAAGAAATTTAGTTTGGATAATTGGACAATTGTATGGCCAAATGATTTCGGGTTTGCTCCAGAATTCTTATATGAACTTACCGTCAGACAAAACAAAAGCTTAGAAAAGAGAAAGTATGAATTAGTTTTTCGGATAAACTTCTAA
- the ppk1 gene encoding polyphosphate kinase 1, whose product MASLYNNKFYHRDLSWLRFNHRVLQEAADERNPLYERIKFLAIFSSNLDEFFRVRVSDIRQIKRLDKSLRKKLVTKPNRVLKEIKLQVDIQQKEFGRIFNEKIIPQLAEHDIHLVPYEGFSENQKKIASVYYEESLRDIIEVKSFSAKEKHEVFVKNETLYLSGETANREYSIVEIPESVPRFFVFPSEDGKNFELSFIDDILKYNLEREFSEDKKMVFYSIKISRDAELYIEDEYSGNLMEKIKAALPRRDTGQATRILIDSRMPESFQEILKKVLDVSHMDIVLGGRYHNFKDFMSFPNPTQQNLELPKLTPLPHPVLSKADSIFETIEKKDQLLHYPYQSFAPVIRLLEEAASDEDVTTIKLTIYRTASESALNKAIVKAAKNGKDVTVFMEVKARFDEDNNLKWGEIFKENGVKVIYSYPDIKVHSKILYIEKKCDGKVKRYAYIATGNFNENTAELYTDFGLMTFNKKITKDVKRVFMVLEKKIMVPKTKELLVSPFSARLRFTELVEREIALANDKKEASIILKMNSLEDKEMIKELYKASNAGVKIRLLIRGICSLVPGITGQSENIYITSIVDRFLEHGRIYIFGNDGNPEIFIGSADWMTRNLTHRIEVVTPILDEDHKKTIQDVINIELADNVKARIIDAEQKNEYVRNSEKKVQSQLAIYRYFEKGK is encoded by the coding sequence ATGGCATCACTCTATAACAATAAGTTTTATCATCGCGATCTCTCCTGGCTGCGTTTTAATCATCGCGTTTTACAGGAAGCCGCCGATGAGCGTAATCCGTTGTATGAGCGGATCAAATTTCTGGCTATTTTTTCCTCTAACTTAGATGAATTTTTTCGGGTACGTGTTTCGGATATCCGACAAATAAAACGACTGGACAAATCACTTAGAAAAAAACTGGTTACCAAGCCCAATCGGGTTTTAAAGGAAATAAAACTGCAAGTAGATATTCAGCAAAAGGAGTTCGGAAGGATTTTTAATGAGAAAATAATTCCTCAATTAGCAGAGCACGATATTCATTTGGTTCCTTATGAAGGGTTTTCTGAAAATCAAAAGAAAATTGCTTCGGTGTATTACGAAGAATCCCTTAGGGATATTATTGAAGTAAAAAGTTTTTCTGCCAAAGAGAAACATGAAGTTTTTGTGAAAAATGAAACTTTATATCTCTCCGGAGAAACTGCCAATAGAGAATATTCCATCGTAGAAATTCCGGAATCGGTTCCAAGGTTTTTTGTATTTCCTTCGGAAGATGGAAAAAATTTTGAACTCAGTTTTATCGATGATATTTTAAAATATAATTTGGAAAGGGAATTTTCCGAAGACAAAAAAATGGTCTTTTATTCCATAAAGATTTCTCGGGATGCCGAACTTTATATTGAAGATGAATATTCTGGCAACCTGATGGAAAAAATAAAAGCTGCCCTTCCCCGACGAGATACGGGACAAGCCACGCGGATTTTAATCGATTCTAGAATGCCCGAATCGTTTCAGGAAATTTTAAAAAAGGTATTGGATGTTTCGCATATGGACATCGTCCTGGGTGGACGCTATCACAATTTTAAAGACTTTATGTCTTTTCCAAATCCTACACAACAGAATCTGGAATTACCAAAATTAACACCTCTTCCACACCCTGTTTTAAGTAAGGCAGATTCGATTTTTGAAACTATTGAAAAGAAAGATCAACTTTTGCATTATCCTTATCAAAGTTTTGCGCCGGTAATTAGATTGCTGGAGGAAGCAGCTTCAGATGAAGATGTTACAACCATTAAATTAACTATTTACCGAACGGCATCAGAATCCGCTCTTAATAAAGCGATTGTCAAGGCCGCAAAGAATGGAAAGGACGTTACTGTTTTTATGGAAGTAAAAGCCCGTTTTGACGAAGATAATAATCTAAAATGGGGTGAGATTTTTAAAGAAAACGGAGTTAAGGTAATTTATAGTTATCCTGATATTAAGGTACATTCAAAAATTCTGTATATCGAAAAGAAATGTGACGGGAAAGTAAAACGGTACGCTTACATTGCAACGGGAAATTTCAATGAAAATACCGCTGAGCTCTACACGGATTTCGGATTAATGACTTTCAATAAAAAAATCACGAAGGATGTTAAGAGGGTTTTCATGGTTTTGGAGAAGAAGATAATGGTTCCAAAAACAAAAGAACTTTTGGTTTCCCCTTTTTCTGCCCGTCTTAGATTTACGGAATTGGTAGAAAGAGAAATTGCCTTAGCAAATGATAAAAAAGAGGCTTCTATTATTCTAAAAATGAACAGTCTTGAGGATAAGGAGATGATTAAAGAACTCTACAAAGCGAGCAATGCCGGTGTAAAAATAAGGTTGTTGATCCGTGGAATCTGCTCTCTGGTGCCAGGAATTACCGGCCAAAGTGAAAACATCTATATAACCAGTATCGTTGACCGTTTTCTTGAGCACGGTCGGATTTATATATTTGGAAATGACGGCAATCCTGAAATTTTTATAGGTTCTGCCGATTGGATGACCCGAAATCTTACCCATCGAATTGAAGTGGTGACACCGATTTTGGATGAAGACCACAAGAAAACCATTCAGGATGTGATAAACATCGAATTGGCAGATAACGTAAAAGCCCGAATTATAGATGCTGAACAGAAAAACGAATACGTTCGGAATTCGGAGAAGAAGGTGCAATCGCAATTGGCCATTTATCGATATTTTGAGAAAGGAAAATAG
- a CDS encoding deoxynucleoside kinase: MHVAIAGNIGSGKTTLTRLLAKHYKWQPHYEEVDDNPYLDDFYNQMERWSFNLQIYFLNSRFRQILEIREKGKDVIQDRTIYEDAYIFAPNLHAMGLMTNRDFENYRSLFELMESVTKAPDLLIYLRSSIPNLVKQIHNRGREYETSISIDYLSRLNERYEAWVHGYDKGNLIIFDVDTINFVDDPEHLGEVINRIDAQLHGLF; the protein is encoded by the coding sequence ATGCATGTTGCGATTGCAGGAAACATTGGTTCCGGTAAAACTACTCTTACACGTTTATTGGCAAAACATTATAAATGGCAGCCCCATTATGAGGAGGTGGATGACAATCCTTATCTCGACGACTTTTACAATCAGATGGAGCGATGGTCATTCAACCTTCAAATATATTTTTTGAACAGTCGTTTCCGTCAGATTCTCGAAATCCGTGAAAAAGGAAAGGATGTAATTCAGGATCGAACTATTTACGAGGACGCCTATATTTTTGCACCAAACCTTCACGCAATGGGCTTGATGACTAATCGTGACTTTGAAAATTATCGTTCTCTTTTTGAATTGATGGAAAGTGTAACCAAAGCTCCGGATTTACTGATATATCTTAGAAGCAGCATCCCCAATTTGGTTAAGCAAATTCACAATAGAGGTAGAGAATACGAGACTTCAATTAGCATCGATTATCTCAGTCGGTTAAACGAGCGTTACGAAGCTTGGGTCCATGGTTACGACAAGGGAAACCTTATAATTTTTGATGTGGATACCATCAATTTCGTCGATGATCCTGAACATCTGGGAGAAGTGATAAATAGAATAGATGCTCAGTTGCATGGGTTATTTTAA